Proteins encoded within one genomic window of Fragaria vesca subsp. vesca linkage group LG1, FraVesHawaii_1.0, whole genome shotgun sequence:
- the LOC101299901 gene encoding transcription factor bHLH92-like, translated as MDQFIREALEGDFLCYENPPVLMNPSAFVPYSDQRAPRLGNKPPYPGSNSMNVSKRMVQFLRNSCPSSTAKTDAGEKEHGKEKGFRHMINERMRREKQKQGYFALHSLLPNGTKSDKNWIVQVATTTIEQLERQKDELRKRNMELESILCNQRLVKWSRIRLRVANPTSGVDSMMEVLKCLKSLGLKTRNIQSSFSPYEFSAEVEIESKIGGAVVEAAMQETLHEVERKLLSSFPHLPGR; from the exons ATGGACCAGTTTATTCGTGAAGCATTGGAGGGTGATTTCTTATGTTATGAGAATCCTCCAGTACTCATGAATCCAAGTGCCTTTGTGCCTTACAGTGATCAACGTGCTCCTCGGTTAGGCAATAAGCCTCCTTATCCTGGGTCTAATTCCATGAACGTGAGCAAGAGAATGGTGCAGTTCTTGAGGAACAGTTGTCCTTCTTCTACGGCTAAGACCGATGCTGGAGAGAAGGAGCACGGCAAGGAAAAGGGTTTTCGCCACATGATCAATGAGCGAATGAGGAGGGAGAAGCAGAAGCAGGGCTATTTTGCCTTGCATTCTCTGCTGCCGAATGGAACCAAG AGTGATAAGAACTGGATTGTGCAAGTAGCGACCACGACAATTGAGCAGCTGGAGAGACAAAAGGACGAGCTGAGAAAGCGAAACATGGAGCTTGAATCGATTTTGTGCAACCAGAGATTGGTGAAGTGGAGCAGAATTAGACTGAGGGTAGCCAATCCTACTTCTGGAGTTGATTCTATGATGGAGGTTCTTAAGTGCTTGAAAAGTTTGGGATTGAAGACCAGAAATATTCAATCCAGTTTCTCTCCCTATGAGTTTTCTGCAGAAGTGGAAATTGAATCCAAG ATCGGAGGCGCAGTGGTAGAAGCTGCAATGCAAGAGACACTGCATGAAGTTGAGAGGAAACTTCTATCTTCATTTCCTCATTTACCTGGAAGGTAA
- the LOC101292556 gene encoding abhydrolase domain-containing protein 3-like, producing MNQSIELSLQEPSPINPYSLLLDAFTFIPLWHYLVIFLFICFVFLYYHLDFHFFQDVFAGFKGCPVTLTYNSNSHIYHNVVSKCRVLHSRYLATSWLASPHLQNFFLTFLGNPPDVTYQRELFCLADGGTIALDWVVNSMPRDDASPILMVLPGLTSDSNSSYIRHLTCNTSKLLGWNVVVSNHRGLGGVPITSDFIYTCGWTNDVREVTNHLHHRHPNAPLFIVGTSIGANILVKYLGEDGENVPVSGAAAICCPWDFLVGDRFIRRTLLQRLYDKALTLGLQWYSEQHRHSYSRLSDWEGKMHSIRHYHKTCDVGKFETVDAFYRRNSSAIYVCNVSVPLLCINALDDPLCTAEAIPWDECRENVNVVLATTTHGSHLAYFERITASGIWWVRAVDEFFSVLNCSEFKHKQKDLGAESTLDSTLDHDHSSPNLMVALVKVVALVKLVALVKAGFRKWGFLA from the exons ATGAATCAATCTATAGAATTAAGCCTCCAAGAACCTTCTCCCATTAACCCTTACAGCCTTTTGCTTGACGCTTTCACTTTCATACCACTTTGGCACTACTTGGTAATCTTTCTCTTCATTTGCTTTGTGTTTCTCTACTACCACTTGGACTTCCATTTCTTCCAAGACGTGTTCGCCGGATTTAAAGGTTGTCCTGTAACCTTGACCTACAACTCCAACTCCCATATCTACCATAATGTAGTCTCCAAGTGCCGGGTACTCCACTCCCGATACTTGGCTACATCGTGGCTTGCAAGTCCTCATTTGCAGAATTTCTTTCTAACTTTCTTAGGGAACCCACCGGATGTCACCTACCAAAGAGAACTATTTTGTCTAGCCGATGGTGGTACTATAGCTTTGGATTGGGTAGTAAACTCTATGCCTAGAGATGATGCGTCTCCAATTTTAATGGTGCTTCCAGGACTAACCAGTGATTCTAACTCTTCTTACATTAGACACCTTACCTGCAACACATCTAAGTTGTTGGGCTGGAATGTAGTTGTTAGCAACCACAGAGGACTTGGTGGAGTTCCAATCACTTCAGACTTCATTTACACTTGTGGATGGACTAATGATGTACGTGAAGTCACTAATCATCTTCATCATAGACATCCTAACGCTCCATTGTTCATAGTCGGAACAAGCATAG GTGCCAACATATTGGTCAAGTATCTAGGGGAAGATGGAGAAAATGTTCCCGTTTCTGGTGCTGCAGCCATTTGTTGTCCTTGGGATTTTCTTGTTGGTGATAGATTCATAAGACGCACTCTTCTGCAAAGGTTATACGATAAAGCTCTAACGCTTGGCCTTCAATGGTATTCAGAACAACACAGACATTCCTATTCCCGCCTCTCTGATTGGGAAGGCAAGATGCATAGTATTAGGCATTACCACAAGACATGCGATGTGGGTAAGTTTGAGACTGTGGATGCATTTTACAGGCGCAATAGTAGTGCCATTTACGTATGTAACGTTTCTGTGCCACTGCTTTGCATCAACGCTTTGGATGATCCACTTTGTACCGCAGAAGCCATTCCATGGGACGAGTGTAGAGAAAATGTGAATGTTGTGTTGGCTACAACAACGCATGGGAGTCACTTGGCTTACTTTGAACGTATTACTGCTTCAGGGATTTGGTGGGTGAGAGCAGTGGATGAGTTCTTTAGTGTTCTGAATTGTAGTGAGTTTAAGCATAAGCAAAAGGATTTAGGGGCAGAATCTACATTGGACTCTACGCTTGATCATGATCATTCATCGCCTAATTTGATGGTTGCATTAGTGAAGGTGGTTGCATTAGTGAAGCTGGTTGCATTGGTTAAAGCAGGGTTTAGGAAATGGGGATTTTTGGCCTAA